The following coding sequences are from one Pongo abelii isolate AG06213 chromosome 3, NHGRI_mPonAbe1-v2.0_pri, whole genome shotgun sequence window:
- the IL2 gene encoding interleukin-2, whose product MYRMQLLSCIALSLALVTNSAPTSSSTKKTQLQLEHLLLDLQMILNGINNYKNPKLTRMLTFKFYMPKKATELKHLQCLEEELKPLEEVLNLAQSKNFHLRPRDLISNINVIVLELKGSETTFMCEYADETATIVEFLNRWITFCQSIISTLT is encoded by the exons ATGTACAGGATGCAACTCCTGTCTTGCATTGCACTAAGTCTTGCACTTGTCACAAACAGTGCACCTACTTCAAGTTCTACAAAGAAAACACAGCTACAACTGGAGCATTTACTGCTGGATTTACAGATGATTTTGAATGGAATTAAT AATTACAAGAATCCCAAACTCACCAGGATGCTCACATTTAAGTTTTACATGCCCAAGAAG GCCACAGAATTGAAACATCTTCAGTGTCTAGAAGAAGAACTCAAACCTCTGGAGGAAGTGCTAAATTTAGCTCAAAGCAAAAACTTTCACTTAAGACCCAGGGACTTAATCAGCAATATCAATGTAATAGTTCTGGAACTAAAG ggATCTGAAACAACATTCATGTGTGAATATGCTGATGAGACAGCAACCATTGTAGAATTTCTGAACAGATGGATTACCTTTTGTCAAAGCATCATCTCAACACTGACTTGA